The following proteins are co-located in the Schistocerca nitens isolate TAMUIC-IGC-003100 chromosome 2, iqSchNite1.1, whole genome shotgun sequence genome:
- the LOC126237099 gene encoding protein charybde-like yields the protein MVKRVVSALNCDSPASFEKAMEVLPCPLSVDFSCFYDGESERPEDLDDVCVEARDALSRRVEAELRQAHGGDVVLPPGLLTSAAERILQMASTEPYGLRGCTLHVDLDSGKQSGERLRLTTVKCAPDTVSTFELFLTLQQETSWKTALPQFLKNLTSGGALVLSRDFTLSKKRLFRSYS from the exons ATGGTGAAAAGAGTGGTGTCTGCGCTTAACTGTGATTCGCCGGCGTCTTTCGAGAAGGCGATGGAAGTGCTGCCGTGTCCGCTATCCGTCGATTTCTCGTGTTTCTATG ATGGCGAGAGCGAGAGGCCAGAAGATTTGGACGACGTTTGTGTGGAGGCGCGAGACGCTCTGTCACGGCGCGTGGAGGCGGAACTGCGGCAGGCGCACGGGGGCGACGTCGTACTGCCCCCAGGACTGCTGACCTCGGCCGCAGAACGTATCCTCCAGATGGCCAGCACCGAGCCCTACGGACTCAG AGGGTGCACGCTGCATGTGGACTTGGATTCAGGAAAGCAGTCTGGAGAACGACTACGCCTCACGACCGTGAAATGTGCGCCGGACACTGTCTCTACGTTCGAATTGTTCCTCACACTCCAGCAGGAGACCTCTTGGAAAACCGCCCTGCCGCAGTTCCTCAA GAACCTCACCAGCGGCGGCGCGCTTGTCCTCAGTCGGGACTTCACCCTCAGCAAGAAGCGCCTCTTCCGCTCCTATTCGTGA